The Mustela erminea isolate mMusErm1 chromosome 6, mMusErm1.Pri, whole genome shotgun sequence genome includes a region encoding these proteins:
- the LOC116593268 gene encoding C-type lectin domain family 9 member A-like, giving the protein MNEERVTYTDLKVPNSRKQKDKRGPGDKKREFPWHIVALSLGVMCVILLMAITGLSSIFFQKCPAHTMQNKNYTKEKNASLGEVEDDSILPPIIDEDYESFQGNWHCCGKSCYYFSEEEKSWEESKKSCEVLSSRLMKIDNKAEQNFIQSKIRYNYWIGLYKVGAKHPWKWLDGTPLSQTVNFQQNLLGIKCGHLKPSTISTADCQKHFHFICEKLFTGSGY; this is encoded by the exons ATGAATGAGGAGAGAGTGACATATACAGACCTTAAAGTACCCAATTCAAGGAAACAGAAGGACAAAAGAGGACCAGGTGATAAAAAGAGAG AATTTCCATGGCATATTGTTGCATTATCCCTGGGAGTTATGTGTGTTATCCTCCTGATGGCAATCACAGGCTTAAGCTCTATAT TTTTTCAGAAATGTCCTGCACACACAATGCAGAATAAGaattacacaaaagaaaaaaatgcttccttAGGAGAGGTTGAAGATGACTCAATTTTACCACCTATTATAG ATGAAGACTATGAGTCATTTCAAGGAAATTGGCACTGCTGTGGAAAAAGCTGTTACTAtttttcagaagaagagaaaagttgGGAGGAGAGTAAGAAGTCATGTGAAGTCCTGAGTTCTAGACTCATGAAGATTGATAATAAAGCGGAGCAG AACTTCATTCAATCAAAAATAAGATACAATTACTGGATTGGATTATATAAAGTAGGAGCTAAGCATCCCTGGAAGTGGCTGGATGGCACACCCCTATCTCAGACGGT GAATTTCCAGCAGAATTTATTGGGTATAAAATGTGGACACCTCAAGCCATCCACTATTTCTACTGCTGATTGTCAAAAAcactttcatttcatttgtgaAAAGCTGTTCACTGGCTCTGGTTATTAA